In Fibrobacter sp. UWR3, the DNA window CCACGCAGATCGGCTGCGCCCAGAACTGCGCCTTCTGCCGCACCGCAAAGATGGGCTTCACCAGGAACCTCGAGGCGGGCGAAATTCTCGAGGAAATCCTCCACGTGAACTGGTACCTGAAGGACAACGGCATCCTCGATGCAGACGGCAAGATAGCCCAGGTGACAAACATCATCTTTATGGGCATGGGCGAACCGCTCAACAACCTGGAACAGGTCCACCGCGTGTGTTGCACGCTGCATAACCAGAGCCTGTTCAACATGGGCGCCAAGCGCATGACCGTGAGCACCTCGGGCGTCGTTCCCAAGATCAAGGAACTCGTGGACAGGAACACGCCCTGCTGCCTCGCCGTAAGCCTCAACAGCACGAACAACGAGTACCGTTCGTCGGTAATGCCGGTCAACAAGGTATGGCCCATCGAAAAGTTGCTCGAGGCGGTTGACGAATACATCAGAAGAACCGATAATTATGTGACATTCGAATTCGTACTGATACAGGGAATCACCTGCACCCCGAAGGCCGCGAAGGAACTTATCCGCATCTGCGCGCCCCGCCGCGTGAAGGTGAACGCCATCGTGCTGAACGACGGGGACGACCCGACGCTGCACGCGCCGACACCCGAGGAGGTGGAGGATTTCCTTGCCGCAGTACGTGCTGCCGAAATTCAAATAACGATCCGCAACCCGCGGGGTCGGGACATCCTGGCCGCCTGCGGGCAACTTGCGTACAAAAAGGAAGGTAAATAATGTTAACGCAGAACCTCCCAGAATTCTGGGACAATCTCTATGCCAACGGCAAGGATTACTGGAATTTCAAGAAGGCGACTCCTGCCCTGCTCGAATTTTTTAAGCACCCCTCCTGCCCCGCCACCGGCTCCGTGCTGATTCCCGGCGCAGGTTTCGGCTACGATGCAGAAGCCTGGGCCAAGCGTGGCCACGACGTCCTCGCCGTCGATTTCGCCGCCACCGCGGTGGATGAACTCGACCACCTGAGCCGCGCCCACAAGAACCTGCGTTCGCTCGACCTCGACCTGTTCACGCTTTCGCCGAAGGATGCGAACCGTGGCGGCCAGCAGTTCGACATCGTGTACGACTACGGCACGTTCTCCGCAATCCATCCGGGCCGCCGCGACGAATTCTTCGAAGTGTGCTACCGCATGATGAAGGATGACGGCGTCCTTATCCTGTTTCTCTACCCGCTCATGAACGGCAAGACCCTGCAGGGCCCTCCGCACCCGACGAGCGAAGGCGAGCTCATGGCACGTCTCGGCGGCGTTTTCGACGTTGTCGAACGCATCAAGCCGGTAAACAGCCTCCCCGAACGCGAGGGCAAGGAAGAAATCTGGCTGCTCAAGAAGTGCCTGTAATCTAGAACGGCTCTACAAGCATACAGACGAGAGAAAATTTCTCTCGTCTTTTTTGTATACAAGCGCAACTAAACAGAGTGTATTCTCTTTCAAATTTTTCTATTTTTTCATCAAATTTTTTACGCGGCCAAGCCGCTTCAACGAAGACACAAGGATTGAATTATGACTAAAGATTTATGCCCCTGCGGATCTGGTAAAGAGTACGGCGAATGCTGCGAACCCATTATCAAGGGTACAGCTCTCGCCCAGAGCCCCGAAGCCCTGATGCGTTCCCGCTACACCGCATACGCCAAGCACGAAATCGCATGGCTGAAGGATTCCCTCGAGCCCACCCAGCGCGGCGACTTTGACGAACCTAGCGTAGAGGCCTGGAGCCGTGAATCCGAATGGCTCGGCATCGAAATCAAGCAGACCAAGACCGAAGAAGAAAAGAACATCGGCTGGGTCGAATTCAACGCCCGCTTCAAGCAGGGCAACGTGACCCGCAACCACCACGAACTCGGCGAGTTCCACAAGGTAGGTGGCGCATGGTTCTTCTACGACGGCCGTGCCGTGAAGCAGGAAACCGTGCACAAGGAAGGCCCGGATGTCGGCCGTAACGACCCGTGCCCGTGCGGATCTGGCAAGAAGTACAAGAAGTGCTGCGGCGCTGGTAAGTAAGGAATAAGAGATGTTCAAAGTTTTCGTAGATGGTGAAGCAGGGACCACAGGCCTGCAGATTTATGAGAGACTCGCAAAGCGTAACGACATCGAAGTGTTGCGCATTGCCCCCGAACTCCGCAAGGACATTAACGAGCGCAAGAGGCTCATCAACGAGTCCGACGTGACGTTCCTGTGCCTGCCCGATGCTGCGGCCGTCGAAAGTGCAGCCCTCTGCGAAAATCCGAACACCCGCGTGATTGACGCCTCCACAGCGCACCGCGTGAACCCCGCGTGGACCTACGGGATGCCGGAACTGAGCCCCGCACAGCGAGAAGCCATCGCGAAAGCCAAGCGCATCGCGAACCCCGGCTGCCACGCCTCGGGCTTTATCCTGGGCGTACACCCGCTGGTTGCCGCAGGAATCCTCCCGAAGAGCGCGAACCTCGCCGCCTACAGCATCACCGGTTATTCCGGCGGCGGCAAGAAGCTCATCGCCGAATACGAAGAAACCGCAGCCCTGTCGCATGCTGCCGGCGAATCGAAGGCCATCATGGCGCCCGCCCCGTACGCGCTCGCGCTCGCCCACAAGCACCTCCCCGAGATGAAGAAGTACTGCGAACTCGAAAACACGCCGTTCTTCAACCCGGTGCTCGGCCCCTACTACAAGGGCATGGCGGTCACGGTCGCCATTTTCGCGAACGAACTCACCAAGAAGGTCGGCCCCGAAGGCCTCACCGAAATCCTCGCCAAGCATTACGAAGGTTCCCGCTTTGTGAAGGTGATGCCCTATGAGGCAGCCCCCGTGCTGTTCAACGGCCGCCTTGACGCCACCGTCTGTAACGACACGAACAACGCCCGCATCCAGGTTTTCGGCAACGAGAACGTGATGCAGGTGACGACGATTATCGACAACCTGGGCAAGGGCGCCAGCGGCGCCGCCATCCAGAACATGAATATCGCCCTCGGGCTTGACGAAGGGATTAGCCTTTAATGTTCCTAGACGAAAAATCTATTGAAGTTCGCTCCGGCAAGGGCGGTGACGGCATCTGCAGTTTCCATCGCGAAAAGTTCGTGCCGCTCGGAGGCCCTGACGGCGGCGACGGCGGTCGCGGCGGTCACGTGATCCTGCAGGTGAACGAGCAGTACTCCACGCTCCTCGACATGGGCAACGCACGCGTGTACAAGGCGGAGAGCGGCCAGCCGGGTGGAGCGAAGCGCTGCACCGGGCGTAGCGCCGAAGACCTCATCGTCGATGTCCCGCGCGGCACAATCGTGAAGGATTCCGACGGACGCATCCTCGCAGACCTCACGCAACCGGGCCAGAAGTGGATTGCGGCACGCGGCGGCAAGGGCGGCATGGGCAACCAGCATTTTGCGACCCCGAAGGTGCAGGCGCCCCGCAAATGCACGCCCGGCGAAAAGGGCGAAAGGCGCGAACTCTTCCTGGAACTGAAACTCATGGCCGACGTGGGCCTGGTCGGGTTCCCGAACGCGGGCAAGTCGAGCCTCGTGAACAAAATTTCGAGCGGACGCCCGAAAGTCGGCGACTATCCGTTTACCACCCTCGAACCGGTGCTCGGCATCGTGCAGACGAACGGCCACAGTTTCGTGGTCGCCGACATTCCCGGCCTGCTGGAAGGCGCCAGCGAGGGCAAGGGCCTCGGTCACCAGTTCCTCAAGCACATCGAGCGCACGCACACGCTGCTGTTCGTGATTGACGGTTTTGCCGAGAACGCCTACGAGCAGTTCACCGTGCTCAAGAGCGAACTCAAGGCATTCCACCCGAAGCTCGCCGAAAAGCCGTTCGTGATTGCACTCAACAAGGACGACCTCGGAATCGAGAATGCCATCAAGGAATTCAAGAAGCACCGCCAGAAGGTCATCGTGACCTCTGCCATGACGGGCGACGGCTGCAAGGAACTCGTGCAG includes these proteins:
- the rlmN gene encoding 23S rRNA (adenine(2503)-C(2))-methyltransferase RlmN, with product MEWPHNIKSLTTDELKAWLRDVNEKQYRADQIQKWLFCQQVRSFDEMVNVPPALRDKLAGQFSMLALKEDQHLVSTDGTVKWLFETHDGHHIETVMIPANGRFSVCVSTQIGCAQNCAFCRTAKMGFTRNLEAGEILEEILHVNWYLKDNGILDADGKIAQVTNIIFMGMGEPLNNLEQVHRVCCTLHNQSLFNMGAKRMTVSTSGVVPKIKELVDRNTPCCLAVSLNSTNNEYRSSVMPVNKVWPIEKLLEAVDEYIRRTDNYVTFEFVLIQGITCTPKAAKELIRICAPRRVKVNAIVLNDGDDPTLHAPTPEEVEDFLAAVRAAEIQITIRNPRGRDILAACGQLAYKKEGK
- a CDS encoding methyltransferase; this encodes MLTQNLPEFWDNLYANGKDYWNFKKATPALLEFFKHPSCPATGSVLIPGAGFGYDAEAWAKRGHDVLAVDFAATAVDELDHLSRAHKNLRSLDLDLFTLSPKDANRGGQQFDIVYDYGTFSAIHPGRRDEFFEVCYRMMKDDGVLILFLYPLMNGKTLQGPPHPTSEGELMARLGGVFDVVERIKPVNSLPEREGKEEIWLLKKCL
- a CDS encoding YchJ family protein, encoding MTKDLCPCGSGKEYGECCEPIIKGTALAQSPEALMRSRYTAYAKHEIAWLKDSLEPTQRGDFDEPSVEAWSRESEWLGIEIKQTKTEEEKNIGWVEFNARFKQGNVTRNHHELGEFHKVGGAWFFYDGRAVKQETVHKEGPDVGRNDPCPCGSGKKYKKCCGAGK
- the argC gene encoding N-acetyl-gamma-glutamyl-phosphate reductase, with product MFKVFVDGEAGTTGLQIYERLAKRNDIEVLRIAPELRKDINERKRLINESDVTFLCLPDAAAVESAALCENPNTRVIDASTAHRVNPAWTYGMPELSPAQREAIAKAKRIANPGCHASGFILGVHPLVAAGILPKSANLAAYSITGYSGGGKKLIAEYEETAALSHAAGESKAIMAPAPYALALAHKHLPEMKKYCELENTPFFNPVLGPYYKGMAVTVAIFANELTKKVGPEGLTEILAKHYEGSRFVKVMPYEAAPVLFNGRLDATVCNDTNNARIQVFGNENVMQVTTIIDNLGKGASGAAIQNMNIALGLDEGISL
- the obgE gene encoding GTPase ObgE yields the protein MFLDEKSIEVRSGKGGDGICSFHREKFVPLGGPDGGDGGRGGHVILQVNEQYSTLLDMGNARVYKAESGQPGGAKRCTGRSAEDLIVDVPRGTIVKDSDGRILADLTQPGQKWIAARGGKGGMGNQHFATPKVQAPRKCTPGEKGERRELFLELKLMADVGLVGFPNAGKSSLVNKISSGRPKVGDYPFTTLEPVLGIVQTNGHSFVVADIPGLLEGASEGKGLGHQFLKHIERTHTLLFVIDGFAENAYEQFTVLKSELKAFHPKLAEKPFVIALNKDDLGIENAIKEFKKHRQKVIVTSAMTGDGCKELVQALDEAVPHVQKKKVGWESKALESSKASGKKSGWSKKA